The Panicum hallii strain FIL2 chromosome 5, PHallii_v3.1, whole genome shotgun sequence genome contains the following window.
CGGTAGCGAAGCGCAGCAAGCTGGCGaggggaagcagcagcagcagaagagGAAGAGCACCAGGCGGCATCGGGACAAGGAGAGAAGAGGAGGCTGTTGTTGGTCGCGTCTGGGCATCAGCAGGGGTTGGACCTGTTGAGGTTGTGAAAAGGAGGGGCACCTGACGTACTACGCTGTTGTTGCGGCGACGGTCAGATACTTGGAGCGGAATATGTCCCCGGACCCCGGGTTATGGACCCAGCACCCTCCACGGCCGGGCAGACTTCAACGGCCCGGATGGAGCTTGCCATCATCGAATTAGCTCGTGGACCGTTTGATCGATCTTGGCAAACGTCTCAAGCATGGAGCATCGAATTCTCACTCATGTCCCCAGTTCCGGTTCTTCCTAGCTGTCGCCTGCTTCTCGACCTTGAGGAGGGTTCCACGAAACTAACAGAGTATCCGTGCAAGTTCATATGCTCTCAACACCAGAAGTGTCATGCAGGACATGATCATTGTAGTGGCATCTGCTTTTGCTAGAACATACGACTGCTCGAGCAGCGTTTCCGACCAAAGCATGCCTGGAGCCGCGTCATCTGCTGAACAATATTCAAGCACCCCGGTCTGGGCCTGCGGCCAGCGATAGATGTCTCCGTTTGGTCACTAGACAAACAACTGATACGCCTGAAAACCATGCACACGACAGACCTCTGCGACCTCGCAGTCGCCGTCAGCTCTTCCGTGGCTATACCGGCGTCGCGGCGACGGACGCAGCAGTTGTCCCCCCTCCGCGCGGCGAAAAATCTCTCGAGAGTCGAGACCGCTGCTTCTACAAAGAGTCGTGGGGGTGTTTCTGTGTCCTCATTTTCTTATGAAGAATGGCTGTCCTTCTAGACGATGACAATGCAATGATAGCAGCGAACTTTGTGCGTGGAAAAACTGCGtccggcgaagaagaagaaccggcCTCTTCTTGGCTTGGATGTTTGAATTGCATTGCAGATATCGACGCATCATTATTTCTGAATCCTTTTCAGCTAATGGTAAGGTGGACCCAAATTTCAAAACTTTTTTTCCAGCTGGATCCGAGAAAGTCACCTCACCTGATCCAAACGCTCGTCGTTCCGATGGAAACATAAGTGTTTTCTTTTCATCAGCCCAGGCATATAGGAGTACTAGTTAAACTGATCTACGCAAATCACAAATCACTGCAGCGAATAAATCTTAGGCCTGGTTTGGATGTTGATATTGGAGGATGTGGTATTGAATTAGGTTCAATATCAAATCAGTCATGGTATTGCAACTAGAAAGGCCCGCGGTTTTGCCGCGTGTGGGCCGTATCCCGCATCGTAGTATTGTAGTTGATGTGGACTTTAGTTTATTCATGTAGTAGTAGTTGTATACATGTAAATGTACTGAAATTTTAAGCACGTAGTTTAAGATAAATCCATCGTTTCGTTATTTTCGCATAGATGTCATGGTCTGCCCGCTGTTGCATTTGATATATATTTTAAGGATTCTATTGCCGTGACGCTATTATTTAAGTAGTATATTATTTTGGGTATCGATATGGAGGTATGACATTTGTTGTTGTATTTATTATGGTGAAAGAAGGGTAAAATGATTTATTAGGGAGGGTGGAGCACAATTAGTCGGATACTTAATGTATTTGTGAAATCATGAGGCAACTAATAGACGTGATATTTTTTAAGAAAGTAGTGGTTATATTAAAATATGCCGTGTTATTGTGGAGGTCGTATAAGAAGCTATAGAAGAACGGTAGTACAATATTATATTTTTAGCAAAATAAGATGTTACGTTGAATGAATTAGgaaaatattttgaatttaCAATTTTGTTATGTAGCAAAACTTtaggttttaaaattttgagcaGTTTTTGTATTTGAATTTTTTTAGAAgcattttgaatttgaaattttacTATATAGTAAAGATTAGATTTTAAAATTCTAAGCAACTTTTGTATTGATTATTTTTTGATTTGAAGACGTTTTGGTGTCCAAATTTTAGATACAACAGGTCGTATGTAAGTATTTGTGCAAAAGAATTGCGAAAGCGTTTTGAATTTTAAAATTGACTCTATAATAAAGTTGTAGTTTgaattttagatcaagttttaTATTGAATAACTTTTTATTCCAATGCGTTTTGGTGTTCAAATTGTACATATAATGTTGCTCGTGTAGAAATAACGAATGTAACGGGTTGTggtttgatttaattgaaatgCGAGGGTTTTTCTAAAAATTTGCTGAGAGAGGTTCAGGATGGCAGGTTGATTCAATAAAAATTTAAGGTTTTATTTATAAATTTTTCTAAACCTGGAAGGTTGGACTGGGTGTTTACTTTGGAAAAAGTTGAGAGCTTTTTTGTAAAATTATCTCTCTAAAATTATCTGAGAGAGAAGGCTGGACTTGGAGTTCATTTTTATAAAAGTTGATGGCTTTTTTAAAAGTGACCGGAAATCATAGATTCGAGCCGTCAGGCCGGCCGATCGGACGGCTGTAAATTGGCCGCGACGTGGCCACGCTGCGTGGACCTCTTACCATTAGGTGCAATCAAAACGTTCATTTTCATTATAGGTTTGGTGGGAGATCTTGCAGCACCTGGGCTTCACCGTCCTCGCGCCAGAGCAAGACATGACTCTTACAGATTGGTAGTGGCCCTTGCGACAGCAGCTTCCAGGCACCAAAGGGTTCGACACACTCTTCGCGCTTGGTTGCTTGTTTGTTACGTATATTTATGCCCCGGCGCTTGTTTTCTTGGCGTTTTAGGCGCGTAATATAGCGCTATAGGAGTAGTGGTGCGGTGAGCTAGCTCGTGTTGTACGAAAATTATTTCTTCTTCTTAATATAAAGATACGCACTGCGTATTTGATAAAAAAAAAGCTTGTCCCATCCCAAATCCAAAGACAGCGAGGTTAGGGCAGGCTGGCGACGTACGAGCAGCCCAAGGGTTGGTTTGCGCCATCAGGGAAGGCAGCCGTGACCTTTGGTTTGGAGCCCTCCTGCTTTCTGCTCTTTTGTTCATTTTTCCTTTCACCTACTGGGCCAGACGTGCTGTTGGCCCACGTACTAAGTTAGTCAAGCCCACTTACTTTGTTGGCCCATGGGTACAGTTCTTTTTcgtttttcttattttgtcgCTAGAAAGAATACCTTGCTTTGGTAAGAtttttttcccctccctctgctGCCTCCTGTGCCTGTGAGTGACGACACTCCTTAAGAGAAAAGCTAAACAACACCCGGTTGTTTTGACGGCTATCAGCACCCGAATTCTATGCCGTAGGATCATGCATGCCGTTTTGACGGCTACCGGCACCCGAATTTTATGCCGTAGGATCGTGCATGCCGCTTCCTCATCTGTCGTCCGATCCATCGGTtcattttctatttttttattttgtttttcaAGTGGGCCCATTGTCAGCGAGGGCCATTCGGTCCAGTTCATTTCGTCTTCCTTCTGACGAGCCGACGGCGACGTAGAGCGGGACGAGGCGATTCTTAGGGTTCGTGCGATTCTCGATCTACTTTGCCTTTTCTTGTTGCCCCGCACGCATGGTCTGATTCAACCTTGCTTGCTTCTCGCTGGTAGTTTTTGTTGCTTCTCACTATTATGTCTCAACACACAGCTCTAGATCCATGCGCATCACTGATATGTAGGGGCGAATCCAATATATTTAGGTGTGATTATTCGAATAGTTGTGCTGGTTGTGCTGATTCGATAGATTAATTGTTACAAAAGTACTAGTTAGTTGTTGTTTTTTTTCACGGGATGATTGTCAATACAATCATGGGACTCCAGTTTTGATGTTCATTTTGCTTAATCTGGAACGTTTTTGCTGTGCGATTCATACCTTCATTTTATTACGTAGATTTATGCCCCGGCGCTTGTTTTTTCGGTTGTTTTAGGCGCGTAATGGCCGACGGGAGCGTGCCTTACCCGGAGCTGACCAAGTGATCAGCAGGGTGGGGCGCATCCGGTCACGTCAGTGGCTCGCAGGACAGTCGTCGCTTTGCCCCGTCCGACGGCCACCTCGGAACTTCCCGTGCGCGGATGACGACGGCCCGAGCGAGTGCCCAGTCAAAGGTTTCGGCCGCTACATGCAGCAGTGTCCACACAGGACGCGCGCGCGGATCGGACTCCCCTTCACCATTTACTCAGCCACCTGCTTGCCCTCCCATCAACCGATTCACCCCCTTCACCATTTACTCAGCGTCTCAGCCACTTGCGCTGTCCTGTCCTCCCACCACTGATTCACTCCCTTTGCTCGTCTCGTCGCTCCCATGGCTCCATCCTTCTTTCTGCTCTTCCTCGTCTCGTCGGCGCCGCTGATGCTTGCGGCTGCAGCAGACGGGCAAGGAGCAGAGCCCTGCCCGACCGTGCCAGTGCCATGCGGCAAGGTGAACATCAGCTTCCCGTTCGCGATCGTCCCGGAGGATGCGGCGACGCCGAGCTGCGGGGCGATCGGGTTACAGATTGTTTGCCTGAACAACATCCCGTTCCTCGGATACAATGAGCACTACCAACAGTTCCAGATCCTCGACATCTTCTACGGCAACGCCTCCTTGCTCGTCGTCGATACGGACAAGCTCGAGCTCTTCGATAGCTCTAGCCCCAAACCCTGCCACGCCCCGGAGAACAACAGCTCCAACAAGCTCGGCCTTCCCTTCTCGATCAGCACTAAAAACCAGAACCTGATCTTCTACAACTGCATCAAGCCGCTGACGGAGAAGGTGCAGCGGAGCGGGGGGCTTGTGGAGACCAGGTGCGGGAACAAGACGTTTGCTCGCGTCGCCGAGCGTCTCGACGAGTCTGGCAGCTACTTTCTGGAGGGCTGCACAGCTACCTTGGTGCCGGTGCTCGTGGGGTCTGGCAAGGCGAACGCAAGCAGATACGAGGAGCTCGTCAAACATGGCTTCCTGTTGTCATGGCAggtgccgctgccgccgccgtcaggTATGCAACACTTAGCTTAGCAGGAAGAGCAAATGCATGCGTTCGGTCCATAATAAAAAAGCTTCGACTGCCGGACGTGACCTAGTATTCCACTAGAACATGAGCCTCATCAGCGTAGAGACTACAGAGTAAGGTCCTGGCAACCCAAACCCAAACCACCGTTCAATTTCTGTTTATTTATCCAATGATTTGGTAAGGGCATAAAACGGAGCGCCTGTCATCGTCCCCAACCGCGGTAGGCGTGTTCGCCGccggcccgcccgcccgccgccaccTTGCCGTCCGGGGCTCGCCAACACACAAGTCAATGAGATATTAAAACTGGAATGATAAATTCGGGAAGGAaataagggtgtgttcgttttctagAGTCTAAAGTTTAGAAGTGTCACGTCAAAGAGAGTTttgttatttagaagtattaaataaagtttaattataaaactaattgcagaaccccagggctaattcgcgagacgaatctaataaggtatgttagtccatgattagcggatgattactgtagcatcactgtggcaaattatggattaattaggcttattaaatttgtctcgcgaattagcacccatctgtgaaaaaagttttataaataaattttatttaatacttctaaatagcaagattctctttgatgtgacgggtctaaactttagagccTAAGgccctgttcgtttcctaccctctaaactttagacccatcacatcaaaaagaatcttgctatttagaagtattaaataaaatctgtttataaaactttttgcacagctgggtgctaattcgcgagacaaatttaatgagcctaattaatccataatttgccatagtgatgctacagtaatcatccgctaattatggactaatatacctcattagattcgtctcgcgaattagccctggggttctgcaattagttttataattagactttatttaatacttttaaatgacaagattctctttaatATGACGGCTCTAAACTTTAGGGCTCAGGAAAGAAAACGAGGACTAATCAAAACGCTCGGAAGCCGTGGACCACGACCGGTCAAACCGCTCACCACCGTCCTGGTGTCCCTTCTCAAATTCTCCCCTCATCTCATATCCGTCCACCGTCCAGCTCCCCCATTCCGTTCCACCGCTTGTTCTTGACTTCTTGTTCTGTTCAAGCTCATCTCCCTCGCCGAACTCCGAAATCCAAACCACTCCGTCCCCAATCCGTAATGCCTccgctcctgctgctgctgctcgcttattccttcctcctccggccggcggcggccagcgcGGCGCAGCCGTCAAGCTGCTGGCCGAAGACATGCGGGAGCCTGAACATCACCTATACAAAATGATATACTAATAGCGTCAAATGCTTAAAATATATACCAAATGCAACGGCGGGCAGGTCACGACACCTATACGAAAATAACGAAATGATAAACTTATCTTAACTACGTTGCTTAAAATTTCTTTTTACCTGTATACAACTACTACTACATGAATGAACTAAGGTCCACGTCAACTACAATACTACGACGCGGGATATGGGTCCCACGCGGCAAAGCCGCGGGCCTTTCTAGTTGCAATACCATGACTGATTTGATATTGAACCCAATTCAATACCACGTCCTCCAATATGAGCATCCAAACCAAGCCTAAGATTTATTAGCTGCAGTGATTTGTGATTTGCGTAGATCAGTTTGAATAGTACTCCTATATGCCTGGGCTAATGAAAAGAAAACACTTATGTTTCCATCGGAACGACGAGCGTTTGGATCAGGTGAGGTGACTTTCTCGGATCCAGCTGGAAAAAAGTTTTGAAATTTGGGTCCACCTTACCATTAGCTGAAAAGGATTCAGAAATAATGATGCGTCGATATCTGCAATGCAATTCAAACATCCAAGCCAAGAAGAGGCCGGCTCTTCTTCTTCACCGGACGCAGTTTTTCCACGCACAAAGTTCGCTGCTATCATTGCATTGTCATCGTCTAGAAGGGGACAGCCATTCTTCAGAAGAAAATGAGGACACAGAAACACCCCCACGACTCTTTGTGGCAGCAGCGGTCTCGACTGTCGAGAGATTTTTCGCCGCGCGGAGGGGGGACAACTGCTGCGTCCGTCGCCGCGACGCCGGTATAGCCACGGAAGAGCTGACGGCGACTGCGAGGTCGCAGAGGTCTCGTGTGCATGGTTTTCAGGCGTATCAGTTGTTTGTCTAGTGACCAAACGGAGACATCTATCGCTGGCCGCAGGCCCAGACCGGGGTGCTTGAATATTGTTCAGCAGATGACGCGGCTCCAGGCATGCTTTGGTCGGAAACGCTGCTCGAGCAGTCGTATGTTCTAGCAAAAGCAGATGCCACTACAATGATCATGTCCTGCATGACACGTCTGGTGTTGCGAGCATATGAACTTGCACGGATACTCTGTTAGTTTCGTGGAACCCTCCTCAAGGTCGAGAAGCAGGCGACAGCTAGGAAGAACCGGAACTGGGGACATGAGTGAGAATTCGATGCTCCATGCTTGAGACGTTTGCCAAGATCGATCAAACGGTCCACGAGCCAATTCGATGATGGCAAGCTCCATCCGGGCCGTTGAAGTCTGCCCGGCCGTGGAGGGTGCTGGGTCCATAACCCGGGGTCCGGGGACATATTCCGCTCCAAGTATCTGACCGTCGCCGCAACAACAGCGTAGTACGTCAGGTGCCCCTCCTTTTCGCAACCTCAACAGGTCCAACCAGAGTTTTCATTACCGAAAAAAAAATTATCGAAGGTTACAGATAAACAGGATATATCGGAAATATCAGATCAAGTTCaaaatttttaaaatttttgGTAGAATTTCACTTGAAACTGCCTCTAATCCATTAGTTATCACTGATTGCATATAACACCAAAAGAATATTGCAATAAAGGAGCACATATGAAAAGTTCAGCATAGAATATAACTAAGTGACACATATTACAGTCACATAGGCCATATTACAGTCCATTGGATAGCAAAGTATTGGCTGCCTCAAATATTAGCATGTTACAAAAGTTTGGAGTGCATTTAAGCTACAGCACAACCACACAAAATCATGAACCAATGAAGCATGCCACATCTTTTCCTCGGAGTGGTACAGCCCTACAAATAATTACATAGGAAATGTTTAAACTTtattcatgaaataaaatcacACTAAAGCAATGGTTATAAAATTAGCAAAGGAAAGGGTCATCAAACCTTTTATAGTTCATTGATGCTCTTGAGAGTTGGCTTCTTTTTCCTAGTTGATCTTGGCCGTAGAGGAGCTGGTTCCCCATGATTAGCACCTACAATGTGATCACATGTATTTATTTTTGTTACCAACCAATACAATTCTAGAAAGCCTACTTGAAAAAGTATGCAATTGTAGTTTAGTCACCTGAGCTAAAACCATCTGATACACCTACATTAGCTCTAGTACCATTACTTCCTTCACCACCATCATTATCACCTTTGCAAGAAAAAATAATATTCCAAAGAACAAAATTTACATGATGTTAATAGGAAATCTAAACTAGAAAATTGAACTGAAACTCACCATCACCTTCATTGGAACTAGACTTAGCATAAATTGGGCTGCCTTGTTCATGAGAAGAATCAGATGTATAGTCCTCTatacttcttcttcttcatcccaTTGCTTTCTCTGTTTCTTTCTTTTTACTGCCATTTTTTCCCAAGCAAAGCTTCCTCTTAAATGCAGCCACCTCTTCTATGTCCATTTCCAGACTTTCAATGAGAAAGCTGCTAGTTGTGTTCCAATCAAGATCATCATCATCGTATTCATCGAGAATTGGTGTGGAATCGCTCATTGAATTATTTAGCCAATCCATGATTGGGTTTTGTTCATCATAAAGGGCAACATCCATCATCATAGCACATGGATCAACATCTTTTTCTTGAAGGCTTTGAAAGTCAACTTTGAATTGTTAGATCTGTAGCTTCAAGTTATAATGCACTTTCACCAACTTGTGCAGCTTGTCAAAGCCTAATTTATTTCTTAATTTTGTGTGAACAAGAGCAAAGGTGCTCTAATTTCTTTCACATCCACTAGATGATACGTATTGTGAGACAATGCGTCTTGCAATCTTTTGCAATGCAGGGCATTGCCCTCCATATGAACCCCACCACTCAACTgcaattaattaaaaaaataataatatgcAACAACAGCACATAAAGTAAGTTTCTATACATTGTAACTTGCTGCACTAGTAACTTGCAATAAATGATCCAGCAAAGGGCACATTGGATTATTTCACTAAGATTCTCTGCACTAGTAACTTGCCAAAATGATCCAAGAACAATAGCACAAGATTTTCTGGTTTCAACTAAGGACACAAGGAGTAACTAGGCATAGATATGCTTCTTTCAGCTAGTAACTAGGTATAGAAGTGTACCTGGACTGCTTTTGCCATGAAGTGCTGACCaacgagcttctggatctccaAATAGACCCTTCTTTTCAATGAAACAAGAATATTGGTCAATTGCAGCAGCAGCCTCTGAAGTTGAAGTAGCCAGTTTCTTTGTTGCCAAAGTTACAGCCAATTGACAACATGATTTTTTTGCATGGTTTGATCTGTATAGCTCTCCAGGGTCAAGTGCAGCAACtacaaaggaaaaaaataaGACAACAATATTAGAGACATAAAAAAATACACATGAATTGAACAATATCATATGCAAAGGCATGGTCTTGCTCATTTCTCCATTCACTGTTTTTCCGCTCAGCAGAGACCATCCATGACTTCAACTTGTCCTGTCTATCCAAAAACTCTACAAGCACAAAAACACTGTGCCAAACCTAGTGGCATTCCACCAAATTAGCTCTCCACCAATATTCTCCCTCATCATAGCATGAAGTCTATTATGGTTGTAGAAGAACCTACATATGCGCTTTGCGCTATCCACTACATATGCAACATCGTCAAATCTTCCTATATCCTTCAACATCAAATTAATAGTATGAGCAGCACATGACTGCCAAGTAATGTGTGGATGTTCAGTAGTGAGCTGCTTGCATGCTTTTTTATAATTTGAACCATTATCCGTCACAATCTGAACGACGAACTTAGCCCCAACTTTATCAACCACTGCATCTCTAATCTTCCCATAAATAAATTCTGCATTTTAAACTTCTCCGGTTGCATTCACAGATTTATGAAAGAACATGCGACCATTGCAAAAAATCATGAAATTGATAATACACATCATTGTAGGGCCTGTCCATGAATCGCACATAATTGTAACCCCGTAACGACTCCAATCTTCCTTAAAAGATTCCATATGAGCTTCCAAGTCATTATAATTATAGTTCATATCTAACAGTGGTCCATCTATATCTCTTCCTTTTGGGATAGGCAGTTCCCCAAGTTGTTGAGTCAATTTAAGTGCAGCCCGAAAGTAGGGGCAGTCAGCTTTCCTACCAGGTAAGTCATTGGCACGAAACCACTTCGTCCAAGCCTTCCAAAGCTTAAGCTTGGAATCCCCATCAAGCATAATATCCACTCGTGGTTGTGATGGTGCCCTACTACGTACCAAATCTATATCAAACGGACTGTTGTGGCCTGGGTAGAAAGAATGCAATGAACTTTGTTTATTCAAGCTACCACAGCTAGTGCCACTGCCAGTGCCAATTGTCTTACCGACATTTCCAGCTTCACTACTAGTTCCACTTGCTCTCCCAAAAGAAGACTTGGTATTTGCCCCTCCAAGATTGGATACCCTAGAACTACTAGCAGCCCGAATGACAATACCACCATCTCTTGCTCTACCATCACGAGTCAAGTTAAAATCCCTTAGCGACTCACTCACTGCCAACTCATATTGTGCCTCTTCATCAAGGCTAGCAATAGCTGTTCTATAATCATGCTCTATGAGAGCCTTCTCAATATAGAGACGACTTTCCCTTGTGTCCCTCTTCTTTTGTTTGCTTTTTGCTAATTCATCCAACAGTATGTCCCTAACTTCGTGTGGCACCTTAGAACATGGCTGCACATTACCTTGTAATCCACACAAGTGCTCCCTTAGATGGGTAACACCTCCACTTTGTTGGCCTGTAGGACAGTAGCCACACTTCCATCCAAATTTACCAACTTTTGTCCCATGGCTCCATGTGTCTCTAATTTTTCCTTTCAATTCTATCCGTTTCCCTGAAAAAAGAATGAGATCTATTGTTACAAAAAAAACACACAGATGGAGGGAACTTGGAAAAAATGACATGTATTTTGTGTCAAACAAACCTGCTCTATCAACTACATATGTCTTGGACGACCCACCAGCTGCACTGCATACCTCGTCACTATCTGGTATGGCCTTCTCTTTGCCCTTGCCACTGCCACGGCAATCCATTCTCTGCAGTATGTCCTTAGCATTAATTTCAAttaatataaaagaaaataaaatctGTGTATAACCTGTTCGTTAAAGAATAATCAGACAATATATTTTTACTAGTATGTGATCCAGCAAGTCGAAACCAATAAAATAAATCATCACTCAAGCAGCTAACATGAAAAAGAAACTTTCATTACTCAACAATTCAACATGAATCTACTACATTCATGCACTCCAAAATTTCAATCACTTCTTACAAATTTTACACTACACATCATCACAAATAACGTTGCTTCACGGACAACCAATTGGTATTTAACACACAGATGCAGATCATATGGCTCAAAACAGAAATAAAGATGCTAGCTATAAATCAATTACTTTAGTTGAAAGGAGGAACCTTAATCGCTAGAGAAAATCAGGAGCCACTCACAGGGAAGCTTTGCTTCAAGTCCGGCCGCTTGACGTTCTTCTCCAAGAGCTCCTCTCAGGGCCTTCAACACTGACAGGGAGCGGAGGCCAGGATTAGTAGTTGTTAAGCAGGAACACATACACATCATACTAGAAATTCAAATCAATGTGACCCCATGGCATTCAAATCAGCAAACAGTAAAAGCTTGAGCATGCATCCTGAATATAGATAAAGAAATAAAGACATCATATATATCTGAGATAGAGCAGAGAAGGTTATCTTTCTCTACGTCCTGCAAATTAAATTCACTAGCATTGGAAGCACTTGTAGGAAGAGGAGGAGCCGAGGATGGCGGTGTGGTGATCTGTTGTGGTTCACCGGACGGCGACGGTtcgtcatcctcctcctcctcgccggcgcctcCTGACGTCCCTGCGCCCTCTGCGGTCACAACAGGAGGCGGCGCgacgggaggggcggcggcggcgctcccacGATTGCGCTTCTTCTTCTCATAGGGGATGCCGCGCGCCTTGGCCTGCGCCTCCCGCACCTCGTGGAGGTAGAtgcgcacggcgcgggcggcgaagGGGTTGGACTCGGGGCGGCC
Protein-coding sequences here:
- the LOC112892966 gene encoding uncharacterized protein LOC112892966, which encodes MDCRGSGKGKEKAIPDSDEVCSAAGGSSKTYVVDRAGLFDTKYMSFFPSSLHLCVFFVTIDLILFSGKRIELKGKIRDTWSHGTKVGKFGWKCGYCPTGQQSGGVTHLREHLCGLQGNVQPCSKVPHEVRDILLDELAKSKQKKRDTRESRLYIEKALIEHDYRTAIASLDEEAQYELAVSESLRDFNLTRDGRARDGGIVIRAASSSRVSNLGGANTKSSFGRASGTSSEAGNVGKTIGTGSGTSCGSLNKQSSLHSFYPGHNSPFDIDLVRSRAPSQPRVDIMLDGDSKLKLWKAWTKWFRANDLPGRKADCPYFRAALKLTQQLGELPIPKGRDIDGPLLDMNYNYNDLEAHMESFKEDWSRYGVTIMCDSWTGPTMMCIINFMIFCNGRMFFHKSVNATGEV